aAAGTATAGATGACTGGATTTAGAAAGGAAGTGAGTATTACATTAAAGATGGCAAGGAATTTATCCAGCTGTGATGTGGGAAATGGCCATATATATAAAAAGATCAATGGCCCAAAGAACAAAACCACCACAGTGACATGAGCTGAGACGGTAGAGAGGGCCTTGGATATAACACCTGAAGTTTTTTTCTGTACAGTCACCAAAATAAAGATGTAAGAAATAATCAGAATCAAAAAAGAGACTACAGAAATCAATCCACTATTGGCACTAACCATGAATCCCAACATGAAAGTCTCTACACAAGCAAGTTTGATAAATCGAGGAAGGTCACAAAAAAAGCTATCCAATTCATTTGGACCACAGAAAGGCAAGTCTACAACAAAAGCCAGCTGAGCCACTGAATGAATAAGGCCAATAATCCAGGaggcaaataaaaaccaaatgcACTTTCTTGGGCTCATGATGGTCAGGTAGTGGAGGGGCTTACATATGGCCACATATTGGTCAAAGGCCATGGCTACGAGCAGCATGATTTCCATGCCCCCAACTGCATGGATAAAAAAGATCTGAACTACACAGCCTCCAAAAGAGATGGTTTTGCGCTCTCTAAAAAGGTCATAAATCATCTTGGGAACTGTGGTTGAGCAAAATATCAGGTCAATGATGGAAAGGTTAGCCAGCAAGAAGTACATAGGAGACTGCAAATGAGAGTCAGAAGTCACAGTTAGCAGAATGAGGAGGTTTCCCATCAGGCTTGCCACATAAAACACGGTGGAAAATAGGAAAAGGAGAAGCTGGATCTCCCAGGAATTGGAGAGTCCCAGGAACACAAACTCAGACACAATAGAGCGGTTGGCTCCATTCATTGCTTCTGTCATCAGCGACAGCTCTCATGCTACCTGAAAAAGGAGAGCAAGGACAAACTCTGATTCAGGAGAAATGGCACTGATCTTGGCAGATTCACAGGCAATTCAATAGTCATCAGAAAACTAGGCAACACCTTCTCCCCCACTCGCCCTTGGGAGACAGTTTCAGCCACAAAGCAACTCATATTCCCCTGTTTAACATTCTATTGTCAAAAATGTATTGCACAGAATAAGGACCCTTTTACTTATTTGGGTGAAAAGTTCTGTTGTATTTTTAAGTGGCATTATTTCATAGTCATATCTCCTACACACGGCTGTGAGTTAAAAAGCTTTTTATAAATCATTTAGCTATGCGAAATACTTAAGTGACAGTGGATTTCATAAGTTGGACATCCCTCAGCATAATGATGCCATTTTTATAATCACATTGGCAAGGACTTTCAAAATCCTTAAACATGTTTTTTTAAGGCCTGGAGGAGGAAATTTCTCATATTGGGCAGACATGATGAGTTATTCTGAGGAGGCAAGAAAGATAAGAGTATTGTCCCATTGAGGAAAGATAAGTGCTAGAGAAAGTGACCAAGGAGTAGGTTCTGGGTGGAAGCTCTGAGGAGGGGGATGTGGGACATCAGGTAAAAGAGGCCACCAGAATGAGAGTGACAAGCCATAAATCCCCAAGGAGAAAGAATAAGACTGAACCTATCACAGGATTTACAAACAGGCCTGTTtacttgaataaaaaaaaaatgcttgaccTCATTCTTCACTAAAGAAATGCATACTAAAATAGCAAGGTACTAGTTTTTTAATCAGATGAGCAGAGGTTTCAACATGTGACAAAATTCAGGGTTTGGGGGAAATGGGGAAATGGAAAGTCTCATAACTGGTGGTAGGACAGTAAACTgattaaacattttccaatttggCAGTATTTTCCAAAGGTGTACACGCTCATACACGgtgacccagaaaaaaaaaaaaaatccctgactCTGAGTATGTGTGCATGTAAACGAGGACAAAGAAATAGATACAAAGATGGTTACTGAAGCATTGTTTAAATGAGCAAAAACCTGAAAATAACTTAAATGCCACAAAAGGGGACTAGTTAAATAATTAATATTAGGTCCCTTCCGTGGACTACTGTGCAGCCGTTTATAATACTAAGGTCAACGTAAAAGTTTTTACACAGGATAGATAGGAGGAGAAGGTAGCTGTTCCTATACTCACCTTATCCCAATGgggtttaaaataaaatttaagaaataaaataacagGTACAAAATGTCTTTgttgctacacacacacacacagagagagagagagagacaaaccTGTTAATAATTGTCTCTAAATAATTTTTACAGTAAGCATGTATCGATTTCACTTCTACTATGAGGTAAAATGTATGTGAACTTGGAAAATTACACAGTTCGTGTCTTCAGATAGTCAAAGATTGCAAAGATATAACCAGAAACTATTtcacaaattaaaacaaagatCAAAGCTATTCTGAAGATGTCCACTCACTTTGTTACTCCACTCCTCCCTAAACCCTATACTGTAAGCTATACTGCTTCCTTTTCCCTGGCCATACCCAGATACACTCTCCCCTCACACAAACCCTCAAATATTTCAGCTCATGTATTCACTCCACTTTCTTCACCCCGCTTGCAATGCTCTTGCCCTCATTATACCTCTCTAATTCCTCCTATCCTTCACCACCCCAACCTGAAAAACTTCCTTCATGAAGTCCTCTTAATAACCTTACCCTAATACAtgatccaaaccaaaactaaacccattgccaccgactCATTTCTCACttaaatgaccctataggacagagtagaactgccccatagggtttccagggctgtaaatctttacagaagcagactgccacatctttccctcatggggcagctggtgggttccaaccaccaacattttggttagtgatGTATGGTCACAGTGAAgataaattttacttttattgtgGTAGCCAAATCAAGAAACACTAATAATAGTGTATGATagtaatttattctttcattataAATGATggcttttaaatatgttttttaaatgttttttcagTATTTAGTTATATTAATAGTACAAATGATATTCACCTTCATAAAGAGTAGCTTAGTTTGTAATCAGTTATGTTCCTTTCACAAGAATTATCGTTGCCACCCTCCACACTGATAAACAATTTATCCAGGCTGGTGACTGAATTCTTAATTACTCTCCTGAAAGCTGAAAATTACTCTAGCAACACTCACATTTCCCACTCAATTCCAAGccctttttaatttttacacATGACTTTTtttatcttcaaaaaaaaaaaaaaggatgacatttttaaatatcaggatatcagaaatttaaaaaattagataattCCTTGAGTTGACAGAGTTGTACACTCACTGTTGGTGCCACTGCTTCAGAGCAGTCTTTCATATTCTGTCTGTACTAAAGAACTGAGGTCTTTAGGAGCAACCCTCTGCACTAATCCCCATTAAACATCTGCCCTTTCATAAAAAGGGCAGAAAACTAGTTTACATCTCATCTTTCCAGTGAAGATATAACTGAAGCTGTCCACTTAACTCACGACTATAAAAGGAAAACAGGTGATAAATGGTAACTATTTTTTTATTCACTAAGTTCCAGCATGCATTTCAGTATGTTGAATCCCATAATTGTGTTTAACCCATAGCCCCGACATGTGCCCACACTCTCCCCACTAAGCATAGAATGTAATAAATGAGAGATACCTCAGAGATCCTCTGCCGATTGGTTCCCTCTCTCCTCTGCTTGAGTCTGCTCATCCTTGTGCTTGTCACCACAACAGGAAAAGAATTATAAATCATATGGGCTTACCACCAAGTCAAGCAAGGCTGATCagtaacttttaattttttttaaagtaggtcaACCCTTGGGAACACACAAATGAATATACCCTCTACTTTCTAAACTTTAGCCTGGAGTTACTAACAAAGTTTGAGTTTAACTTGGAGTtactgggaaaaaataaaatttgcagAGAGACACCTCAAAATCTGATCATGCTAGAAGGTTATCCACTAGATTGTTCTTACTAATATGGATAGAAAGAACTCAGGACACTATTCATAATACTAGAAAGATGTACAAGAATGGGAACTGGAACACAGAATGCAGAGCTCTGGCCTAT
The window above is part of the Loxodonta africana isolate mLoxAfr1 chromosome 10, mLoxAfr1.hap2, whole genome shotgun sequence genome. Proteins encoded here:
- the LOC135232530 gene encoding olfactory receptor 4F6-like, with protein sequence MTEAMNGANRSIVSEFVFLGLSNSWEIQLLLFLFSTVFYVASLMGNLLILLTVTSDSHLQSPMYFLLANLSIIDLIFCSTTVPKMIYDLFRERKTISFGGCVVQIFFIHAVGGMEIMLLVAMAFDQYVAICKPLHYLTIMSPRKCIWFLFASWIIGLIHSVAQLAFVVDLPFCGPNELDSFFCDLPRFIKLACVETFMLGFMVSANSGLISVVSFLILIISYIFILVTVQKKTSGVISKALSTVSAHVTVVVLFFGPLIFLYIWPFPTSQLDKFLAIFNVILTSFLNPVIYTFRNKEMKTAMQRLCMQFVNYNKIS